GCGATCAAAAACCGGTGTCGTCCCGGACAAGCTCGCCAACGCGATGGCGTTGGCGGGCGCAGATCCGGCAGACTTTCCAGACACAGGGACCCATACTCCGTGACGCCTGTTGTTGACCACGCTTGAGCGGCATCTCGCTCCACAACGACCGCCGCGGCGTATGGGTCCCTGTGTCTGGAAAGTCTGCCATGATGATGGTGGGCGGGAAGCCGTTGGGTCCTTGGCGCTAGACGCCGTGAGCCGGCTCGGTCTCCCGCCCGTTCCATTTATCAACCTGAACAGTTGCACGAGGCTGCGCCAACAGACCTCGCATCACAGGGACAGGCACCGTGATCGTACCTTTTCGTTGCGTCGGAATCGACGTTTGCAAACCCTATCTCGATATTTTTGATGAAGCCGTGGGGGCGCCGGAGCGCATCGCCAACGGGCCACAGGCCATCACACAGCTGGTGGCGCGTTGGGGATGCGATGTTCTGGTGGTCTTTGAGGCCACGGGTGTCTACGACCTCGAACTGCGCGAGGCCCTGCGTCGGGCGGGCATCCGCTTTGCGCGGATCAACCCGGCTCGAGCTCGCGATTTCGCCCGCGCCAGCGGCCAACTCGCCAAGACCGATCCGATCGACGCGCGAACGCTGGCAGCCTTTGGGCGCGCCATGCAGCCAGCCACCGAGCAGGCCATGACGCCTGCCCAAAGCGCCCTCGCCAGGCTTGCAAAACGGCGGGATCAACTGGTTGCCATGCGCGCCCAGGAAAAGAACCGCCGCAGCGAGGCCGAGGACCGCGCCATGGCCGAACGCATCAGCCGCCTGATCGAGGTCCTCAATGACGAGATCGTCGAGATCGAGGCCGAGATCAACGCGCTCATCAAAGCCGAGCCGGTGCTTGCGGAGCAGGCACAGCTGATGCGCTCCGTGCCCGGTGTGGGACCCGTCGCCTGCATGCAACTCATCACCCAGATGCCGGAACTCGGCCATCTCGGGCCAAAGGAGGTAGCCGCTCTTGCGGGCCTGGCTCCCTTCAATCGCGATAGCGGGGCGTATCGTGGCAAGCGCAAGATCGGCGGCGGCCGGAAGCGTGTCCGCGACGCCCTCTACATGGCCGCCCTCAACGCCGTCCGCCGCGCCGATCGCTTCAAGATCTTTTACAACCGTCTGCGCCAAGCCGGTAAACCCGCCAAGCTCGCCCTCATCGCCGTCGCCAGGAAGCTTCTAACCATCCTGAATGCCATGATGCGCGACCGAAAACCTTATGCGATCACTCCATCAACATAACAGTTGCCGGCGCAAGGCCGGGACGACAGCGAGTTTTGGGGCGCCGTCCCTGGCCTCCATCGCCATCCGCCCCCACGCCTTGCATTCGCACCCGAGCGCTGTTCTCACTATGACCATGACCGTCGAACTCCAGGCCCCCGCCGCGGCGGCCACACCGCAGACCGCCAGCCAGCCATGGCTCACGCGGCTGATGCGCCCGCTGCTCGGCTTGCTGCTGCCGCTGTCGCTCGCACTCGCCTGGGAGCTTGCCGTCCGGGCCGGCTGGTCCAACGGCCGGCTGGTGCCGCCGCCCTCGAAGGTCTTCACCACCATCGCCGAGCTCGCCC
This region of Bradyrhizobium sp. SZCCHNS1050 genomic DNA includes:
- a CDS encoding transposase, which produces MIVPFRCVGIDVCKPYLDIFDEAVGAPERIANGPQAITQLVARWGCDVLVVFEATGVYDLELREALRRAGIRFARINPARARDFARASGQLAKTDPIDARTLAAFGRAMQPATEQAMTPAQSALARLAKRRDQLVAMRAQEKNRRSEAEDRAMAERISRLIEVLNDEIVEIEAEINALIKAEPVLAEQAQLMRSVPGVGPVACMQLITQMPELGHLGPKEVAALAGLAPFNRDSGAYRGKRKIGGGRKRVRDALYMAALNAVRRADRFKIFYNRLRQAGKPAKLALIAVARKLLTILNAMMRDRKPYAITPST